The following coding sequences lie in one Polynucleobacter asymbioticus genomic window:
- a CDS encoding hydroxymethylglutaryl-CoA lyase has product MTRIYFNDVVTRDGFQIEPSFIPTADKVRLIDELSQCGFAKLEVTSFTSPKAIPMLRDAEEVMGKIQRVPGVEYTVLVPNLRGAERAFESRADEFNLVMSTSETHNLANLRMTREKSFSGLAEVIKYVDGRTPINVSLSTCFGCPMEGEVPENVVEGFAERFADLGVRGLTICDTTGMTNPKQVAQMSAALQKRFPNLQLTMHFHNTRGMGLANVLAAVQSGITRFDGSLGGLGGCPYAPGASGNISSEDAIYMLDAMGYETGINVPRLIHLARELPLIVGHPVPGQIAKAGSTCDLHPTPDYVDELR; this is encoded by the coding sequence ATGACTAGAATTTATTTCAATGACGTAGTGACAAGGGATGGCTTTCAGATTGAGCCAAGCTTTATCCCGACAGCAGATAAAGTGCGACTCATTGATGAGTTGAGTCAATGCGGTTTCGCCAAGCTTGAGGTGACCTCATTTACGTCCCCTAAGGCGATACCGATGCTCCGCGATGCTGAGGAAGTCATGGGAAAAATCCAGCGAGTTCCGGGGGTTGAATACACGGTGTTAGTGCCTAACTTGCGTGGTGCTGAGCGTGCCTTCGAGTCTCGTGCAGATGAATTTAATCTGGTCATGTCGACTTCAGAGACGCATAACCTCGCCAATCTTCGGATGACAAGAGAAAAGAGTTTTTCTGGGTTGGCAGAAGTTATCAAATATGTTGATGGAAGGACGCCCATCAACGTTTCTTTATCCACCTGTTTTGGTTGCCCCATGGAGGGTGAGGTGCCGGAAAATGTAGTGGAGGGGTTTGCTGAGCGCTTTGCGGATCTTGGGGTTCGAGGCTTAACGATTTGCGACACGACTGGCATGACCAATCCTAAGCAGGTGGCGCAAATGTCAGCGGCTTTGCAAAAGCGATTTCCAAATCTACAGCTCACGATGCATTTTCATAACACCAGGGGAATGGGTCTTGCCAATGTGTTAGCGGCAGTGCAATCTGGTATTACACGTTTTGATGGGTCGCTTGGAGGTTTAGGTGGTTGCCCATACGCTCCCGGAGCTAGTGGCAATATTTCCAGCGAAGATGCAATTTATATGCTGGATGCCATGGGTTATGAGACTGGTATTAATGTCCCAAGATTAATTCATTTGGCAAGGGAGCTGCCTTTGATTGTTGGACACCCTGTGCCAGGTCAAATTGCTAAAGCTGGAAGTACTTGCGACCTGCATCCAACCCCAGATTATGTTGATGAATTGCGTTAG
- a CDS encoding VOC family protein translates to MIDHLDHLVITTANEAACIDFYTRVLGMKLESFIGGTPPVERKAFKFGAQKMNLHIKGKEFEPKANFPTPGSQDLCFIADRPLTAVISQLKKEGWPIIEGPIIRTGATSKINSVYVRDPDLNLIEISEIYLDQ, encoded by the coding sequence ATGATTGATCACCTAGACCACTTGGTAATAACAACAGCAAATGAAGCTGCATGCATTGACTTCTACACTCGCGTATTGGGGATGAAGTTAGAGTCCTTTATTGGGGGAACGCCACCAGTTGAACGTAAGGCATTTAAGTTCGGCGCTCAGAAAATGAATCTGCATATCAAGGGTAAAGAGTTCGAGCCTAAAGCGAATTTTCCAACGCCGGGATCCCAGGATCTTTGCTTTATCGCGGACCGTCCATTGACGGCAGTGATTTCACAACTGAAGAAAGAAGGATGGCCGATTATTGAGGGTCCCATTATCAGAACAGGTGCAACTTCAAAAATCAATTCTGTCTATGTACGCGACCCCGATCTCAACTTAATTGAGATCAGCGAAATTTATCTCGACCAATGA
- a CDS encoding proteasome-type protease produces the protein MTYCVGLCLKDGLVFLSDTRTNAGVDQIGTFRKMSLFQKDKDRFFTLMSAGNLAITQAVKEILLQGQLLNGKNLWNVDSSHDAAVVIGDAIKQVYDRDHKALEKAGIDFNCNLIFGGQIKGERPRLFNIYSAGNFIEATPETCYFQIGESKYGKPILDRVISFDTPLNLATKCALISMDSTLNSNISVGLPLDLLVYEKNSLQASKLVTMDESNPYFQMIHQLWGEKLRSAFNSIAEPSWSGATPSRSIASPAKKMGAVPIHRATKKIPVKTTKASAKSTTKKPKVTAKTRSRV, from the coding sequence ATGACGTATTGCGTTGGGCTTTGCCTAAAAGATGGCTTGGTATTTTTATCTGACACTCGCACCAATGCAGGCGTTGATCAAATTGGCACCTTCAGAAAAATGTCTTTATTCCAGAAGGATAAAGATCGCTTTTTCACCCTGATGAGTGCTGGCAACCTTGCCATTACTCAAGCGGTTAAAGAGATCTTGCTACAAGGCCAGCTTCTCAATGGGAAAAATCTGTGGAATGTAGATAGTTCTCACGATGCAGCTGTTGTCATTGGCGATGCCATCAAGCAGGTTTACGACCGAGATCACAAAGCCCTAGAAAAGGCCGGGATTGATTTCAATTGCAATCTCATTTTTGGTGGGCAGATTAAAGGTGAACGCCCGAGACTCTTTAATATCTATTCGGCCGGTAACTTCATTGAAGCTACACCAGAGACTTGTTACTTCCAGATCGGGGAGTCCAAATACGGTAAGCCAATCTTAGATAGAGTGATCAGTTTTGATACGCCACTCAACTTAGCCACCAAGTGCGCATTGATCTCTATGGATTCCACTCTAAACAGCAATATTTCTGTTGGCCTACCGCTAGACCTATTGGTTTATGAAAAGAACTCATTGCAAGCTAGCAAGCTAGTCACCATGGATGAGTCCAACCCCTACTTCCAAATGATTCATCAGCTATGGGGTGAAAAATTACGCTCTGCATTTAATTCGATTGCAGAGCCAAGCTGGTCTGGAGCAACCCCCTCCCGCTCGATTGCGTCACCTGCCAAGAAGATGGGTGCGGTGCCGATTCATCGAGCCACTAAAAAAATTCCAGTTAAAACTACGAAAGCATCTGCTAAGTCGACTACAAAGAAACCCAAAGTCACAGCAAAGACCCGAAGCAGAGTCTAA